The following coding sequences lie in one Enterococcus sp. 9E7_DIV0242 genomic window:
- a CDS encoding aldo/keto reductase has protein sequence MDVPSYILTDGHRIPAVGLGTYQIRGGQGIDQILTAIQDGYRLLDTSTNYDSEGIVGEAIRRSGIPRADFFVTTKLPGKYHHYEDALMMIQESLCRMGLDYFDLYLIHWPLPKRGLYVEAWKALVAAQKMGLIRSVGVSNFEPEHLDKIIEETGVTPAVNQIEIHPYWVQERMVQENKERGILTEAWSPLGRGSDALREEVIQTLAKKYEKEPAQIILRWHYQRGVLPIPKSRNLIHQRENLTIFDFELTQEEIKRINQLNRPDGRIDDQDPNEYEEFD, from the coding sequence ATGGACGTACCAAGCTATATATTGACTGATGGGCATCGGATACCGGCCGTTGGATTAGGGACTTATCAAATACGAGGGGGTCAGGGGATCGACCAGATATTGACTGCGATTCAGGATGGTTATCGCCTTCTTGATACCTCAACGAATTATGATAGTGAAGGAATTGTCGGAGAAGCCATTCGTCGCTCTGGCATTCCTCGGGCAGATTTTTTTGTGACAACGAAGCTGCCTGGAAAATACCATCATTATGAAGATGCACTGATGATGATTCAAGAATCCTTATGTCGAATGGGACTGGATTATTTTGATTTGTATTTGATTCACTGGCCTCTGCCGAAACGAGGCTTGTATGTCGAAGCTTGGAAGGCATTAGTAGCAGCGCAAAAAATGGGCTTGATTCGTTCTGTTGGAGTATCGAACTTTGAGCCGGAGCATTTAGACAAGATTATTGAAGAAACCGGTGTGACACCCGCAGTTAATCAAATTGAAATTCATCCTTATTGGGTACAGGAACGGATGGTACAGGAAAATAAGGAGCGAGGTATTTTGACGGAGGCATGGAGTCCTTTAGGGAGAGGAAGCGATGCACTACGTGAAGAGGTTATCCAAACTCTGGCTAAAAAGTATGAGAAAGAGCCGGCACAAATTATCTTGCGTTGGCATTATCAACGTGGCGTGCTCCCGATTCCTAAATCTCGTAATCTGATTCATCAACGGGAAAACCTGACGATTTTTGATTTTGAGCTGACACAGGAAGAAATCAAGCGAATCAACCAATTGAATCGACCGGATGGACGAATCGATGATCAGGACCCGAATGAATACGAGGAATTTGATTAG
- a CDS encoding DUF2316 family protein translates to MTLTVKQQENTIEEFKQNIALTGRSIEQIARDLHTDAETIRQVQQLNAQSLEEPWVLRNYLLQTLEQMGKTPVAFSALVGDHHQYWFLNAAKIDQKKIG, encoded by the coding sequence ATGACATTAACAGTGAAGCAACAAGAGAATACTATTGAAGAGTTTAAGCAAAATATAGCATTAACGGGCCGTTCAATTGAGCAAATCGCCAGAGACCTTCATACGGATGCAGAAACGATCAGACAAGTACAACAGCTGAATGCTCAATCGTTGGAAGAGCCATGGGTATTACGTAATTATCTGCTTCAAACGCTTGAACAGATGGGGAAAACACCTGTTGCCTTTTCTGCATTGGTCGGGGATCATCATCAGTATTGGTTTTTGAATGCAGCAAAAATCGACCAGAAAAAAATAGGTTGA
- a CDS encoding DUF6440 family protein produces MEKRFEVEKEKSSFGSDIFIITDKLTGVQYLHFRNAASGGLTPLLDSNGKPLVRNIPPQ; encoded by the coding sequence ATGGAGAAGAGATTTGAAGTAGAAAAAGAAAAATCAAGCTTTGGTAGTGATATATTCATCATCACAGATAAGTTAACAGGAGTTCAATATCTACATTTTCGAAATGCTGCAAGCGGAGGATTAACACCTTTGCTAGACTCAAATGGCAAGCCTTTAGTTAGAAATATTCCACCTCAATAA
- a CDS encoding prolyl-tRNA synthetase associated domain-containing protein has translation MNTAYKDIANLLQQLSIPFDIVEHPPVFTTEEADRFIEGIEGARTKSLFLTNKKKTAFYLLIMDDAKRLDMAQFKEIVGESRIKMASAESLLEKTKLTPGSVSIFGLLNNIEKDIHVYFTKEVLSEARMSFHPNDNTKTLFLATTDLLKVVETLGYTYTIIDL, from the coding sequence ATGAATACAGCGTATAAGGACATAGCGAACTTGTTGCAGCAGCTCTCCATTCCATTTGATATTGTTGAGCATCCGCCGGTGTTTACAACAGAGGAAGCAGACCGCTTTATCGAAGGCATTGAGGGCGCACGGACAAAATCATTGTTTCTGACTAATAAAAAGAAGACAGCCTTTTATTTATTGATCATGGATGATGCCAAACGTCTGGACATGGCTCAATTCAAAGAAATCGTCGGAGAAAGCCGAATCAAAATGGCCTCGGCAGAATCTTTGCTGGAAAAGACGAAGCTCACACCCGGCTCTGTTTCAATTTTTGGCTTACTGAACAATATAGAGAAAGACATTCATGTCTATTTTACGAAAGAGGTCTTGTCAGAAGCACGCATGAGCTTTCATCCAAACGACAACACCAAAACGTTGTTTCTTGCGACAACGGATTTGTTGAAAGTTGTTGAAACGCTTGGCTATACCTACACGATCATTGACTTGTGA
- a CDS encoding ABC transporter ATP-binding protein: MFKGTIYLIKFCWQHDKRYIIYLAAIQILSVLTSFLSLIIPKYIIDWIIEPKEIQDILWLITTFLVINLIMSFSLNLLQQQIFSKKIKLFNIFQIEINTKMILADYEELESKEFLNLKEKAYKFMYSDGQGFGQSVETFFSTIGNFLYLLTLIGLVAQLGISIFLLIASITSFILIFEVRAKRKNTYIQLEKVNFERRGMYYSQIMSDYSFGKDIRIDNLGKWLMGKFKYQLDVNEKFYKEMGKNITFSSNLTACMQFLQQIILYIILINRISKKILSIGDFSMYLNAVSNFSSTIKSIMSNIIDLQQYNIYFSEFIKFSELKQEMRIGKIPFKKDESTLVVEFQNVSFKYKNQKEYALKNISFITKNITKIGLVGANGSGKSTLIKLLTKLYMPSEGKILINGLDIQEISYETYSKLFSVVYQDFKLFSFSVKDNICTNHKYIKENFDNAISATSVNDLIEELCEKEETYIYKDFSNKSFSPSGGEAQKIAFSRALYKNSDILILDEPTAAQDPISEKNILSQIEQLSNSKMVIHISHKMLNLKACDVILVLEKGILIEYGSPEELKNSPKSLYNEYLNIQNS; encoded by the coding sequence ATGTTTAAAGGAACTATTTACCTAATTAAGTTTTGTTGGCAGCATGATAAACGCTATATTATCTACTTAGCTGCTATTCAAATTCTTTCTGTTTTAACTTCATTTTTATCATTGATAATTCCAAAATATATTATTGATTGGATTATTGAACCCAAAGAAATACAGGATATTTTATGGTTGATTACTACATTTCTTGTTATCAATCTAATCATGTCATTCTCCTTAAATCTATTACAACAACAAATTTTTTCAAAAAAAATTAAGTTGTTTAATATCTTTCAGATTGAAATAAACACAAAAATGATTCTTGCTGATTATGAGGAATTGGAGAGTAAAGAATTTTTAAACTTAAAAGAAAAAGCATACAAATTTATGTATTCCGATGGACAAGGATTTGGTCAATCGGTAGAAACTTTCTTTTCAACAATAGGAAATTTTCTTTATCTTCTTACGTTAATTGGTTTAGTTGCACAATTAGGCATCAGCATATTTTTACTAATAGCAAGTATCACATCGTTTATTCTAATTTTTGAAGTGCGGGCTAAGAGAAAGAACACTTATATTCAACTAGAAAAAGTAAATTTTGAACGTCGGGGGATGTACTATTCTCAAATAATGTCTGATTATTCATTTGGTAAAGATATAAGAATTGATAACCTAGGAAAATGGTTGATGGGTAAATTTAAGTATCAACTAGATGTTAATGAGAAATTTTATAAAGAGATGGGGAAAAACATTACATTTTCATCAAACCTTACTGCCTGTATGCAATTTCTGCAACAAATAATTCTATATATCATTCTAATAAACAGAATTTCAAAAAAGATATTAAGCATTGGCGATTTCTCTATGTATTTAAATGCGGTCTCCAATTTCTCTTCCACAATAAAATCGATCATGAGCAATATTATAGACTTGCAACAATACAATATATATTTTTCTGAGTTTATAAAGTTTAGCGAGCTCAAACAAGAGATGCGTATAGGTAAGATTCCATTTAAAAAAGATGAATCAACATTGGTAGTTGAATTTCAAAATGTTTCTTTCAAATACAAAAATCAAAAAGAGTATGCTTTAAAAAATATATCTTTTATAACAAAAAATATAACAAAAATCGGTTTAGTTGGTGCAAATGGTTCGGGAAAATCTACATTAATCAAACTATTAACTAAATTGTATATGCCATCTGAAGGAAAGATACTGATTAACGGTTTAGATATCCAAGAGATTTCTTATGAAACCTACTCCAAGCTGTTCAGTGTTGTCTATCAAGATTTCAAGTTATTTTCTTTTAGTGTTAAGGATAATATCTGTACCAATCATAAATATATAAAAGAAAACTTTGACAATGCAATTTCTGCAACCTCTGTAAATGACCTGATAGAAGAACTTTGTGAAAAAGAAGAAACTTATATATATAAAGATTTTTCCAATAAATCGTTCTCTCCATCTGGAGGCGAAGCTCAAAAGATTGCTTTTTCAAGGGCTTTATATAAAAATTCTGATATACTAATTCTTGATGAACCTACGGCTGCTCAAGATCCTATTTCAGAAAAAAATATACTTTCTCAAATTGAACAATTATCAAATAGTAAAATGGTCATCCATATATCTCATAAGATGTTAAATTTGAAAGCATGTGATGTCATATTAGTTCTTGAGAAAGGAATCTTAATTGAATATGGTTCACCAGAAGAGTTAAAAAACAGCCCAAAATCACTGTACAATGAATATTTAAATATTCAAAATTCTTAG
- a CDS encoding MarR family winged helix-turn-helix transcriptional regulator, producing the protein MKFGMTDSLLEQLYSINNLQQEYIQKRLKKVGLTTQQARTLNYVAANSGTIQKNLGIYLGKQDATVTNLLKTLEKQEYITRKIPDDNERQKRLYLTAKGTAIVKEVQAIFIGLEENLSLLLPPAEKTELMQSLKNISQQFPE; encoded by the coding sequence ATGAAATTTGGTATGACAGATAGTCTATTGGAACAGCTTTATTCCATCAACAACTTACAGCAAGAATATATTCAGAAGCGCTTAAAAAAAGTTGGTCTCACGACTCAGCAAGCACGAACACTAAACTATGTGGCTGCAAACTCGGGCACCATTCAAAAAAATCTAGGTATTTATCTAGGGAAGCAGGATGCGACGGTTACCAACCTCCTGAAAACATTGGAAAAGCAAGAATATATCACTAGAAAAATTCCGGATGATAACGAACGGCAAAAAAGACTTTATTTAACAGCTAAAGGTACAGCCATTGTAAAAGAAGTTCAAGCCATTTTCATTGGACTGGAAGAGAATCTGTCTCTCCTGCTTCCACCAGCAGAAAAAACGGAGCTTATGCAAAGTCTTAAAAATATCAGCCAGCAGTTTCCTGAGTAA
- a CDS encoding radical SAM/SPASM domain-containing protein, with amino-acid sequence MRVHFIKRKQTHVAYFPDTYRFFSINDTAESLIQSICDEKEFEEVEDIHISKGEYLNFKEQIEGYSKKNPSKLDSKLENQSPIISEKVLSRLAINITNSCNLECKYCYANGGNYHSDEHIMKEETLKTTLDKFFSYYDYIQNIQLFGGEPLMSIRNMEIVCDYVKKINNTQDRKTSIGLVTNGTLINKKFIDLVKKHDLFVTVSFDGHRLVNDINRIYSNGRGTSQVIIDKVSYLKNETNQPGTIEVTYNKSHTDNNVTVKECVDTCNKLFGDIPIHLVPAGGTPEDNFVLDSNTHLIDSVDDIFDEWDDGMTSYSLINRIVQALVSKQGNDGYICDAGIGTLSVGADGGIYPCFMFTDNKDHLLGDINDEALLSSKKAYNILTNLEKFNNKKKNPKCQSCFMNTMCNGCLGLNELNSGQIDKLSETDCDMHKKMAEHIIVRLTENMEKANV; translated from the coding sequence ATGAGAGTACATTTTATAAAAAGGAAACAGACACATGTAGCTTACTTTCCAGATACATATAGATTCTTCAGTATTAATGATACTGCAGAATCGCTGATACAATCAATATGTGATGAAAAAGAGTTTGAAGAAGTTGAGGATATCCATATTTCAAAAGGAGAATATTTGAATTTTAAAGAACAGATAGAAGGATATTCAAAAAAAAATCCGAGTAAGCTAGACAGTAAACTTGAGAACCAAAGCCCTATTATCTCTGAAAAAGTTCTGTCACGCTTAGCAATAAATATTACTAATTCATGTAATTTAGAGTGTAAGTACTGCTATGCTAATGGTGGAAATTACCATTCGGATGAACATATTATGAAGGAAGAAACATTGAAAACCACATTAGATAAATTTTTTTCTTATTATGATTACATTCAAAATATTCAACTATTCGGTGGGGAGCCTTTAATGTCCATCAGAAACATGGAAATAGTTTGTGATTATGTGAAAAAAATAAACAATACACAAGACAGAAAGACGTCTATTGGTTTAGTTACCAACGGAACATTGATTAATAAAAAATTTATCGATTTAGTAAAAAAACACGACTTATTCGTTACTGTCAGTTTTGATGGTCACAGACTTGTCAACGATATCAATAGAATTTACAGTAATGGTCGAGGAACAAGCCAAGTTATCATCGATAAAGTATCATATCTAAAAAATGAAACAAATCAGCCTGGAACAATTGAAGTTACCTATAATAAAAGTCATACAGATAATAATGTAACTGTGAAGGAGTGTGTCGATACTTGTAATAAGCTATTCGGAGATATTCCAATACATCTCGTACCAGCTGGTGGCACACCAGAAGATAATTTTGTTTTGGATTCTAATACACATCTGATTGATTCTGTTGATGATATCTTTGATGAATGGGATGATGGAATGACATCATATTCATTAATAAACAGAATAGTTCAAGCTCTTGTGTCAAAGCAAGGAAACGACGGATATATTTGCGACGCAGGAATCGGTACTCTGTCAGTCGGAGCTGATGGTGGTATCTATCCTTGTTTCATGTTTACCGATAATAAAGATCATCTTCTTGGAGATATCAATGACGAAGCTCTGCTCAGTTCTAAAAAAGCTTATAACATTCTAACTAATTTAGAAAAGTTTAATAATAAAAAAAAGAATCCTAAGTGTCAAAGCTGTTTTATGAATACTATGTGTAACGGTTGTCTTGGTCTAAACGAACTAAACAGTGGGCAGATTGATAAATTATCAGAAACAGACTGTGATATGCATAAGAAAATGGCAGAACATATTATTGTCAGATTAACTGAAAACATGGAAAAAGCAAATGTTTAA
- a CDS encoding HAD family hydrolase translates to MKNKIIFIDIDGTLTDDFGQIPESAFQAISAAQKRGHEVFLCTGRARPEYQLVLDDLIVSGVVGAGGSFIQLADKILSERYFSVEDILHLTNYLEKKQLHFYLASNQTILINEELRKKIDGIEALVSKKRKICIKPIDYTSLITEKISKINFFNKKIPFDTLLTDLAQDYTISPSTIQAFGKNSGEIMPPRTSKQIGIECVLQHLNRSKEDTIGIGNGSNDVPMFAGVHTKIAVSSADEELIKLADHVTAAPQDHGIYKAFE, encoded by the coding sequence ATGAAAAATAAGATTATTTTTATCGATATCGATGGTACTTTAACAGACGACTTTGGCCAAATTCCAGAGAGTGCTTTTCAAGCAATCAGCGCCGCACAAAAAAGGGGACACGAAGTTTTTCTTTGCACAGGACGAGCAAGGCCAGAATACCAGCTCGTTCTAGATGACTTAATTGTCAGTGGTGTTGTGGGTGCAGGCGGCTCCTTTATTCAACTTGCAGACAAAATACTGAGTGAACGCTATTTTTCAGTCGAAGATATCCTTCATTTGACAAATTACTTAGAAAAGAAACAGCTTCACTTTTATCTAGCCAGCAATCAAACGATACTGATCAACGAAGAGCTTCGGAAAAAAATTGACGGTATAGAAGCACTCGTCTCAAAAAAAAGGAAAATATGTATCAAACCAATCGATTATACCAGTCTTATTACTGAAAAAATCAGTAAGATCAATTTTTTCAATAAAAAAATTCCCTTCGATACGCTACTTACTGATTTAGCACAGGATTATACGATTTCGCCAAGCACGATCCAAGCTTTCGGGAAAAATAGTGGAGAAATCATGCCTCCGCGTACATCAAAGCAGATAGGAATCGAATGTGTGCTGCAGCATTTAAATCGTTCCAAAGAAGATACGATAGGGATCGGCAATGGTAGTAATGATGTGCCGATGTTTGCCGGCGTGCACACAAAAATTGCTGTAAGCAGCGCGGATGAAGAGCTGATAAAATTGGCGGACCATGTGACAGCAGCACCACAGGACCACGGGATTTACAAAGCCTTTGAGTAG
- a CDS encoding DUF2268 domain-containing protein, producing MNTIKITTVDTLSFYNKCVQGNSNEDGYRYELMKPLEKMWQYLNAPMTPKTPGGYDVVMASEMLGIWTPRKDVRLIEAQIDPLKQTGIFEECTNVLTTGIQRFSEIGYPIPVEEFTLAILLGDPENKILMASEGYSGFGGIPGYMLLLVFPTAFNKTRLKSALAHEFNHNIRFTYEPFNHGDVSVEDYLVIEGLAEVFAEQLYGIEQRGPWVQDYDEEEMAYTIEVIKDGREARGFDQVAAYMYGDEVAREQGYSPVGLSRNAGYTIGYHIVKEYLKNTGQTIEQATLTPSKTIVEKSRVFA from the coding sequence ATGAATACAATCAAGATAACAACCGTCGATACACTCTCATTTTACAACAAGTGTGTTCAAGGAAACAGCAATGAAGATGGGTATCGCTACGAATTAATGAAGCCGCTGGAAAAAATGTGGCAGTATTTGAATGCACCAATGACACCAAAAACTCCAGGCGGCTATGATGTGGTGATGGCCTCAGAAATGCTAGGCATCTGGACACCACGAAAAGATGTACGGCTCATTGAAGCCCAGATCGATCCATTGAAGCAAACAGGAATTTTCGAGGAATGCACGAATGTACTCACCACAGGGATTCAGCGTTTCAGTGAAATTGGCTATCCTATTCCTGTTGAAGAATTTACCTTAGCTATTTTGTTGGGCGATCCGGAAAACAAGATACTCATGGCTAGTGAAGGCTATAGCGGCTTTGGCGGCATTCCCGGCTACATGCTACTACTTGTCTTTCCTACTGCTTTCAACAAGACACGATTGAAATCTGCTTTGGCTCACGAGTTCAATCACAATATTCGCTTTACCTACGAGCCGTTTAATCATGGTGATGTAAGCGTAGAAGACTATTTGGTCATTGAAGGCTTGGCTGAGGTCTTTGCGGAGCAGCTTTACGGTATTGAGCAGCGAGGCCCCTGGGTTCAGGACTATGATGAGGAAGAGATGGCGTATACCATTGAAGTGATCAAGGATGGGCGTGAAGCACGTGGTTTCGATCAAGTAGCAGCATATATGTATGGCGATGAAGTCGCACGTGAACAAGGGTATTCACCTGTGGGCTTGTCGAGAAATGCCGGTTACACAATCGGCTATCATATTGTAAAAGAATACTTGAAAAACACGGGTCAAACCATTGAGCAAGCAACATTGACACCTTCTAAGACAATTGTGGAAAAATCGAGAGTTTTTGCCTAA
- a CDS encoding VOC family protein codes for MSFVHHICIQTNDYEQSVAFYQQIGFTLVEETPDFHGRSYNSWLQLQDFYIELQTGKGTLKQHDNKEYTGIAHFCLWMPDLKQFIQDSQFSEDVFIRKDGVIIYQVLGGSLCKARAPEGTIVEFREKQGV; via the coding sequence ATGTCCTTTGTCCATCATATTTGTATTCAAACCAACGACTATGAACAGTCAGTAGCTTTCTATCAACAAATCGGCTTCACATTAGTAGAAGAAACACCTGATTTTCATGGTCGAAGCTATAATTCTTGGCTGCAGCTACAAGATTTCTATATCGAGCTGCAAACGGGGAAAGGAACCCTGAAACAGCATGACAATAAAGAATACACAGGTATTGCCCATTTTTGCCTCTGGATGCCTGACCTTAAACAGTTCATCCAAGACAGCCAATTTTCTGAAGATGTCTTTATCAGAAAAGACGGGGTAATCATTTATCAAGTACTAGGTGGCTCTCTGTGTAAAGCTCGTGCACCTGAAGGGACAATCGTAGAGTTCCGAGAAAAGCAAGGTGTCTAA
- a CDS encoding MerR family transcriptional regulator: MQANLLSISEFADFSGISRKALIFYDKNDILKPAEKNEKGYRFYTKRQIYTVSSIKLLQALNYSLDEIKDLVSNSETWDYAKIIEDQLGEIAKQKEQLEKMEKVLQHQQKLFNQPAPLLDRPIIKTEKIRRNITIDQTHLLRNLGLSDAFHIVIREYQSLPYFFEDGGVLIRKNAEGEWVVFFYHYQDEVCEEIESVVFYTKEISNSSFDSMETIDDLLSILSVTENIPLQETIYLEISFTEFIPINRDRLLFKYIIPIQNH, translated from the coding sequence ATGCAGGCAAATTTATTATCAATCAGTGAGTTTGCGGATTTTTCAGGGATATCGCGGAAAGCACTTATCTTCTATGATAAAAATGACATACTGAAACCAGCTGAGAAAAATGAAAAGGGCTACCGTTTTTATACGAAACGACAAATTTATACTGTTTCTTCCATCAAACTACTGCAAGCATTGAATTATTCTTTAGATGAGATAAAGGATTTAGTGTCCAATTCAGAAACCTGGGACTATGCAAAAATCATCGAGGATCAGCTAGGGGAAATTGCCAAGCAGAAGGAGCAGTTAGAGAAGATGGAAAAGGTGTTGCAGCATCAGCAGAAGCTATTCAATCAGCCGGCTCCTTTACTGGATCGGCCAATTATAAAAACGGAGAAAATTCGTCGAAATATCACAATCGATCAAACCCATCTTTTGAGAAATCTGGGTCTTTCAGATGCTTTTCATATCGTCATCAGAGAATACCAGTCATTGCCCTATTTTTTTGAGGATGGTGGTGTATTGATTCGGAAGAATGCAGAGGGTGAATGGGTCGTATTTTTTTATCATTATCAGGATGAGGTGTGTGAAGAAATAGAGAGTGTCGTTTTCTATACAAAAGAGATTAGTAATAGTTCGTTTGATTCAATGGAAACGATTGATGATCTGCTTTCAATCCTATCCGTCACAGAGAATATTCCTTTACAAGAAACGATTTATTTGGAAATCAGCTTCACAGAATTTATTCCGATAAATAGAGACCGATTGCTGTTTAAATATATTATTCCAATACAGAATCACTAG
- a CDS encoding MerR family transcriptional regulator: MDHLIKIRDVSSKYDVTARTLRYYEDMGLLDSIRSEEVSYRLYDEQAVRRLEQILILRKLNISIKDIQRIFKASGSEVVLEVLGKKVDTIDDEVALLHELKEIVLDFIKEIEKVNFTDDSNIKQLYDKAKEIETQVTNIDYIGKPSNVSRLIEITDKLDKKVPDVMVVRVPPFRAVSSGEHTWGEIFTPGGYMFQLWQYFHLYQPIFFDCLDFALPKGGDRGEMICSVKEGVTDADVGSFNIIDFPGGLYAMAVSIDEDDESIQKVHDKIAKWVDTTNFVIDDSRDFMFNMPFLDEENQYNNDIERGLGYKQMQRYVPIKLKEGF, encoded by the coding sequence ATGGATCATTTAATCAAAATAAGGGATGTTTCAAGTAAATATGATGTGACAGCGCGTACCCTGCGCTATTACGAGGATATGGGGCTGTTAGACAGTATTCGAAGCGAGGAGGTTTCTTATCGTCTCTATGACGAGCAGGCAGTGAGACGTCTGGAGCAAATTCTAATTTTGCGTAAATTAAATATCAGTATCAAGGATATCCAACGTATTTTTAAGGCTTCCGGATCGGAAGTCGTACTAGAGGTATTAGGGAAAAAAGTTGATACCATCGATGACGAGGTTGCCTTGCTGCACGAATTGAAGGAAATTGTACTAGACTTTATTAAAGAAATTGAAAAGGTGAACTTTACCGACGATTCAAATATCAAGCAGCTGTATGACAAAGCCAAAGAGATCGAAACACAAGTAACAAATATCGACTACATTGGAAAACCCTCTAACGTCAGTCGCTTGATAGAAATAACGGATAAGCTGGATAAAAAAGTACCGGATGTCATGGTTGTTCGAGTACCGCCCTTCAGAGCAGTTTCTTCTGGCGAACATACTTGGGGAGAAATTTTCACCCCTGGGGGCTATATGTTCCAACTATGGCAATATTTCCATTTGTATCAGCCGATATTCTTCGATTGCCTAGATTTTGCTTTACCTAAGGGTGGAGATAGAGGCGAGATGATTTGTTCGGTGAAAGAGGGTGTGACTGATGCCGATGTCGGTTCGTTCAACATTATTGATTTCCCAGGTGGGTTATATGCGATGGCTGTCAGTATTGATGAGGATGACGAAAGTATCCAAAAAGTGCATGACAAAATTGCGAAATGGGTCGACACCACCAACTTTGTAATTGACGATAGTCGTGATTTTATGTTTAATATGCCTTTCTTGGATGAAGAGAACCAGTACAACAATGACATCGAAAGAGGCCTTGGCTACAAGCAAATGCAGCGTTATGTGCCGATCAAATTAAAAGAAGGTTTCTAG
- a CDS encoding helix-turn-helix transcriptional regulator — MYEWQKQIQMIVDEIDRCIQNYSDEALTLRFLSRKLGYSEFYTTRKFKEITGMQFRDYLRRRKLAFALKEVRDSEKSILAIAFDYGFSSHEAFTRAFKRMYGTNPSAYRKEPHPVVLRTKINSFDRYFLGLGEIGMVKSTEAIKSYFVTIPAHKFLYVKNTESNGYWDFWQKQSQIEGQDCDTICGLLDSIQGILDDDGGSEPNSGSGHVMAYIIDPEGRLCDWNIPRVESYGVRLPADYEGAVPKQMLLMDVPEAEYIVFEHGPFDYEQENRSVEEQMETAMAAFDFSGTDYVFDPTSGRIIYFYHDPERFWKYIRPVRRK; from the coding sequence ATGTACGAGTGGCAGAAGCAAATTCAAATGATTGTTGATGAAATCGATCGTTGTATCCAAAACTATAGTGATGAGGCATTGACCTTACGCTTTCTTTCTCGCAAGCTGGGTTATTCCGAGTTTTATACAACGAGAAAATTTAAAGAGATAACCGGGATGCAGTTCCGAGATTACCTGCGCCGCAGAAAACTAGCATTTGCCCTAAAGGAAGTTCGGGATAGCGAGAAAAGCATTTTAGCTATTGCCTTTGATTATGGATTTTCGTCACATGAAGCCTTTACGAGAGCATTCAAAAGGATGTATGGAACGAATCCGAGTGCTTATAGAAAAGAGCCTCACCCCGTCGTTCTTCGAACAAAAATCAATTCTTTCGACCGCTACTTTTTAGGACTGGGAGAGATCGGCATGGTAAAGTCAACAGAGGCTATCAAGAGTTATTTTGTAACGATTCCTGCACACAAGTTTTTATACGTGAAGAACACAGAGAGTAATGGGTATTGGGATTTCTGGCAAAAGCAAAGTCAGATTGAAGGCCAGGACTGTGATACGATTTGTGGTTTGCTGGATAGTATTCAGGGAATTTTGGATGATGATGGTGGAAGTGAACCCAACAGTGGTAGTGGACATGTGATGGCCTATATCATTGATCCGGAGGGTAGGCTATGTGATTGGAATATTCCACGTGTTGAGAGTTATGGCGTACGCCTTCCTGCTGATTATGAAGGCGCGGTTCCAAAGCAGATGCTGCTGATGGATGTACCGGAAGCAGAGTATATTGTTTTTGAACATGGCCCATTCGATTATGAACAGGAAAATCGAAGCGTGGAAGAACAAATGGAAACAGCCATGGCGGCTTTTGACTTTTCAGGAACGGACTATGTGTTCGATCCTACATCTGGTAGAATCATTTACTTTTATCATGATCCGGAACGATTTTGGAAATATATTCGACCTGTTCGAAGAAAATGA